In Salinigranum marinum, one DNA window encodes the following:
- a CDS encoding ABC transporter ATP-binding protein, which produces MARITLQNLKKRYDDVVAVRDVDLDINDGEFLVLVGPSGCGKSTTLRMIAGLEDITEGTLQIGGQTVNDVPPKNRSIAMVFQNYALYPHMSAAQNMKFGMKSVSDFSDDEIDRRVEEAAETLDITDLLGRKPKELSGGERQRVAIGRALVREPKVFLLDEPLSNLDAKLRVQMRAELLKLHGELDTTTIYVTHDQTEAMTLGDRVAVLNHGELQQVAPPQELYDFPSNRFVAEFIGEPAMNVFPATVRQRDRGYVVDHDGFTIGLPDGSGLAEAANAEVTFGVRPEDVSLASNLPQGVETFEATVTVREPLGELLLLHCDVGGDELQVKVEPRSRIQPGDTIEVGFNEERLHLFDAETGDVLYHSTPAEEVAAEPITSER; this is translated from the coding sequence ATGGCACGCATTACGCTCCAAAACCTGAAGAAACGCTACGACGACGTGGTCGCCGTCCGAGACGTCGATCTCGATATCAACGACGGCGAGTTCCTGGTGCTCGTCGGTCCCTCCGGCTGCGGCAAGTCGACGACGCTCCGGATGATCGCCGGGCTCGAGGACATCACCGAGGGCACGCTGCAGATCGGCGGCCAGACTGTCAACGACGTCCCGCCGAAGAACCGGAGCATCGCGATGGTGTTCCAGAACTACGCGCTGTACCCCCACATGAGCGCGGCCCAGAACATGAAGTTCGGGATGAAGTCGGTCAGCGACTTCTCCGACGACGAGATCGACCGCCGGGTCGAAGAGGCGGCCGAGACGCTCGACATCACCGACCTGCTCGGCCGGAAGCCGAAGGAGCTCTCGGGCGGCGAGCGCCAGCGCGTCGCCATCGGGCGGGCGCTCGTCCGGGAGCCGAAGGTGTTCCTCCTGGACGAGCCGCTGTCGAACCTGGACGCGAAGCTGCGTGTCCAGATGCGAGCCGAACTGCTCAAACTCCACGGCGAACTCGACACGACAACCATCTACGTGACCCACGACCAGACCGAGGCGATGACGCTCGGCGATCGGGTCGCCGTGTTGAACCACGGCGAACTCCAGCAGGTCGCCCCGCCCCAAGAGCTGTACGACTTTCCGTCGAACCGGTTCGTCGCGGAGTTCATCGGCGAGCCCGCGATGAACGTCTTCCCCGCGACCGTGAGACAGCGCGACCGCGGCTACGTCGTCGACCACGACGGCTTCACCATCGGTCTCCCGGACGGGAGCGGGCTCGCGGAGGCCGCGAACGCGGAGGTGACGTTCGGTGTCCGCCCCGAGGACGTCTCGCTCGCATCCAACCTGCCACAGGGAGTCGAGACGTTCGAGGCGACCGTCACGGTGCGCGAACCGCTCGGCGAGTTGCTCCTGCTGCACTGTGACGTTGGCGGCGACGAGCTCCAGGTCAAGGTCGAGCCAAGAAGCCGGATCCAGCCGGGAGACACGATCGAGGTCGGCTTCAACGAGGAACGGCTTCACCTGTTCGATGCGGAGACCGGCGACGTGCTCTACCACTCGACGCCGGCCGAAGAGGTCGCCGCGGAACCGATCACCTCGGAGCGTTGA
- a CDS encoding carbohydrate ABC transporter permease, which produces MATETQPTAPADSLTSRLPLPENLLMQIGIISSIVLMSLPLVLAMIMSTQTTTEVYQVTNLGIGSQGLANYERALTDFNFSTYMLNSFVMSIIIVIGKVSLSLLAALALVYYELPYERGVFMFILLTLLLPVPVRIVPLFQLMADLGWTNSMIALTGPYIASATAVFLFRQHFMSIPSSLVETARLDGVGPLTFLFRVLIPMSKGMIAGVCVITYIYAWNQFLWPLVAVTDKSSQVVQVGIRYLQGSAQAGLTQWGLIMAGAVLALLPPLFVLIVLHRPLLKTFAIQQK; this is translated from the coding sequence ATGGCAACCGAAACCCAACCCACGGCCCCCGCCGATTCCCTGACGAGCAGGCTACCGCTCCCCGAGAACCTGCTGATGCAGATCGGCATCATCAGTTCGATCGTCCTGATGTCGCTGCCGCTCGTCCTCGCGATGATCATGAGCACGCAGACGACCACAGAGGTGTACCAGGTGACGAACCTCGGGATCGGGAGCCAGGGGCTTGCCAACTACGAGCGTGCGCTGACGGACTTCAACTTCAGCACCTACATGCTGAACTCCTTCGTGATGAGCATCATCATCGTGATCGGCAAGGTGTCGCTGTCGCTGCTCGCGGCGCTGGCGCTCGTCTACTACGAACTCCCCTACGAACGGGGCGTGTTCATGTTCATCCTGCTGACGCTGCTGTTGCCCGTCCCGGTCCGTATCGTCCCGCTGTTCCAGCTCATGGCGGATCTCGGCTGGACGAACTCGATGATCGCGCTGACCGGGCCGTACATCGCGAGCGCGACGGCGGTGTTCCTGTTCAGACAGCACTTCATGTCCATCCCCTCCTCGCTCGTCGAGACGGCCCGGCTCGACGGCGTCGGCCCACTGACGTTCCTCTTCCGGGTGCTCATCCCGATGTCGAAGGGGATGATCGCCGGCGTCTGCGTCATCACCTACATCTACGCCTGGAACCAGTTCCTCTGGCCGCTGGTCGCCGTCACGGACAAGAGCAGCCAGGTCGTCCAGGTCGGCATCCGCTACCTGCAGGGGTCCGCCCAGGCCGGTCTCACCCAGTGGGGACTCATCATGGCCGGCGCGGTCCTCGCGCTGCTCCCACCGCTTTTCGTCCTCATCGTGCTGCACCGCCCGCTCCTGAAGACGTTCGCGATCCAACAGAAGTGA